A genomic segment from Dermatobacter hominis encodes:
- a CDS encoding serine hydrolase domain-containing protein, with amino-acid sequence MADLKVEVDPVEVGLDADRLRRIDAHFQRYVDDGRLPGWLAVVSRHGRVAHIASAGHRDVEAGAPVTTDTLFRIYSMTKPITSVAAMILHEEGAFELKDRVKWYLPAFADTKVYRGGSSGSPQLEPQVASMRIWHLFTHTAGLSYGFHHQHPVDSIYRKHGFEWDSPRGLDTAGVIDQVATLPLVFQPGTSFNYSMATDVLGRLVEVWSGMPFDEFLRTRIFQPLGMDETSFWVEGDDVERLAALYIPFGDGGRAVRWDQAGKAATRPQTFLSGGGGLVSSAGDYHRFMEMLRRKGELDGARILSPRTVDYMTRNHLPGGVDLEAFGQSTWAETTFDGVGFGLGFSVVLDPVAYRTPGSAGEFGWGGAASTAFMVDPVEDMTVAFYTQLLPSSTYPIRTQLKQLVSQAIID; translated from the coding sequence ATGGCGGACCTGAAGGTGGAGGTCGACCCGGTCGAGGTCGGCCTCGACGCCGATCGGCTGCGTCGGATCGACGCGCACTTCCAGCGCTACGTCGACGACGGTCGGCTGCCCGGGTGGCTCGCCGTCGTGTCGCGGCACGGTCGCGTGGCGCACATCGCCAGCGCCGGCCACCGCGACGTCGAGGCCGGCGCCCCGGTCACGACCGACACGCTCTTCCGCATCTACTCGATGACGAAGCCGATCACGTCGGTCGCCGCGATGATCCTCCACGAGGAGGGGGCGTTCGAGCTCAAGGACCGCGTGAAGTGGTACCTGCCGGCCTTCGCCGACACGAAGGTGTACCGGGGCGGCTCGTCGGGCTCGCCGCAGCTCGAGCCGCAGGTCGCCTCGATGCGCATCTGGCACCTGTTCACCCACACGGCGGGGCTGAGCTACGGCTTCCACCACCAGCACCCCGTCGACTCGATCTACCGGAAGCACGGGTTCGAGTGGGACTCGCCGAGGGGTCTCGACACGGCCGGCGTGATCGACCAGGTCGCCACGCTGCCGCTCGTGTTCCAGCCCGGGACGTCGTTCAACTACTCGATGGCCACCGACGTGCTCGGGCGCCTCGTCGAGGTGTGGTCGGGCATGCCCTTCGACGAGTTCCTCCGGACGCGGATCTTCCAGCCGCTCGGCATGGACGAGACGTCGTTCTGGGTCGAGGGCGACGACGTCGAGCGCCTGGCCGCGCTCTACATCCCGTTCGGCGACGGCGGCAGGGCCGTCCGCTGGGACCAGGCCGGCAAGGCCGCGACCCGGCCGCAGACGTTCCTCTCCGGCGGCGGCGGGCTCGTGTCGAGCGCCGGCGACTACCACCGCTTCATGGAGATGCTGCGCCGCAAGGGCGAGCTCGACGGGGCGCGCATCCTGTCGCCGCGGACGGTGGACTACATGACCCGGAACCACCTCCCGGGCGGCGTCGACCTCGAGGCGTTCGGCCAGTCGACGTGGGCCGAGACGACGTTCGACGGCGTCGGCTTCGGCCTCGGCTTCAGCGTCGTGCTCGACCCGGTCGCGTACCGGACGCCCGGCTCGGCCGGGGAGTTCGGCTGGGGCGGCGCGGCGTCGACGGCGTTCATGGTCGACCCGGTCGAGGACATGACGGTCGCCTTCTACACGCAGCTGCTGCCGTCGAGCACGTATCCGATCCGCACGCAGCTCAAGCAGCTGGTGAGCCAGGCCATCATCGACTGA
- a CDS encoding glutamine synthetase family protein, with translation MPETGLIDVPALSRLVDDGTIDTVVVAFTDLQGRLMGKRVTGRFFIDHILGEGGDPATGEGIEACDYLLTVDVDMNVVEGYRFANWEAGYGDFRGRPDLATLRVTPWLEGTALVLADVLDNADDSPVAVSPRQVLRHQLDRAAERGLQVMVGSELEFFAYDAGYDELARNDYRDLHDRTSSWYNLDYHVLQTTKDEPLLRALRNGMLAAGLPVEFSKGEAAPGQHELNLRYADALTMADNHTIYKNGAKEIAHLQGKAITFMAKPKIDEPGSSCHIHSSIWSLDGEPLCPAGTGSDDPYDMSPQFRAWLGGLLAHSRELSLCFAPFVNSYKRYQPGSWAPTAVVWSPDNRTCGLRLVGHGAGMRVESRIPGADCNPYIAFAAIVAAGLDGIDRGLDCGDPFVGNGYTATDVERIPWNIVQAIDDFERSEFANEALGDDVHFHLLHTAKEEWRASNDVVTEWELRRNFERI, from the coding sequence ATGCCCGAGACCGGCCTGATCGACGTCCCCGCCCTCTCCCGCCTCGTCGACGACGGGACCATCGACACGGTCGTGGTGGCGTTCACCGACCTCCAGGGCCGGCTCATGGGCAAGCGGGTCACGGGTCGGTTCTTCATCGACCACATCCTCGGCGAGGGCGGCGACCCCGCGACCGGCGAGGGGATCGAGGCGTGCGACTACCTGCTCACCGTCGACGTCGACATGAACGTGGTCGAGGGGTATCGCTTCGCCAACTGGGAGGCCGGCTACGGCGACTTCCGAGGCCGCCCCGACCTCGCCACGCTGCGGGTCACGCCCTGGCTCGAGGGCACCGCGCTCGTGCTGGCCGACGTGCTCGACAACGCGGACGACTCCCCCGTCGCCGTGTCGCCCCGCCAGGTCCTCCGCCATCAGCTCGACCGGGCCGCCGAGCGGGGGCTGCAGGTCATGGTCGGCTCGGAGCTCGAGTTCTTCGCCTACGACGCCGGCTACGACGAGCTGGCCCGCAACGACTACCGGGACCTCCACGACCGGACGAGCTCCTGGTACAACCTCGACTACCACGTCCTGCAGACGACCAAGGACGAACCGCTGCTGCGGGCGCTGCGCAACGGCATGCTCGCCGCCGGCCTGCCCGTCGAGTTCTCCAAGGGCGAGGCCGCGCCGGGCCAGCACGAGCTGAACCTCCGCTATGCCGACGCGCTGACGATGGCGGACAACCACACCATCTACAAGAACGGCGCCAAGGAGATCGCCCACCTCCAGGGCAAGGCGATCACGTTCATGGCCAAGCCGAAGATCGACGAGCCGGGCTCGAGCTGCCACATCCACTCCTCGATCTGGAGCCTCGACGGCGAGCCGCTCTGCCCCGCCGGGACCGGGTCGGACGACCCGTACGACATGTCGCCGCAGTTCCGGGCCTGGCTGGGCGGCCTGCTCGCGCACTCCCGCGAGCTGTCGCTGTGCTTCGCCCCGTTCGTGAACTCCTACAAGCGCTACCAGCCGGGCTCGTGGGCGCCGACCGCGGTCGTGTGGTCCCCCGACAACCGCACGTGCGGGCTGCGGCTCGTCGGCCACGGCGCCGGGATGCGCGTCGAGTCGCGGATCCCCGGCGCCGACTGCAACCCGTACATCGCGTTCGCGGCGATCGTCGCCGCCGGCCTCGACGGCATCGACCGAGGCCTCGACTGCGGCGACCCGTTCGTCGGCAACGGCTACACGGCGACCGACGTCGAGCGCATCCCGTGGAACATCGTCCAGGCGATCGACGACTTCGAGCGGTCCGAGTTCGCGAACGAGGCGCTCGGCGACGACGTGCACTTCCACCTCCTGCACACGGCCAAGGAGGAGTGGCGCGCCAGCAACGACGTCGTCACCGAGTGGGAGCTGCGCCGCAACTTCGAGCGCATCTGA
- a CDS encoding molybdopterin oxidoreductase family protein, giving the protein MSEDTTSSQGAPEDGASRTVHLRTCPLCEAMCGLEVHVGTDAGTGEQRVELIRADRDDVWSKGYLCPKGTTLGHLHHDPDRLRAPVVREGDEWREVTWDEAFRRCSELLAPVIAEHGIGAVTAYVGNPLAHALSLSRYIGILIGMSGIPMIYSPGTVDQWPKNVSSHLMYGGMWRIPVPDIRRTDLIVMMGANPHASQGSLMACPDVMGELAAIRDRGGRVVVVDPRRTGTAERADEWLPIVPGTDAALLMAVVQVLFAEDLVAPGAAGEWIDGLDDVRALAADWTPERVTAVTGVPAERIRQLARELAGTERAVLYGRIGTCNQEFGTLASWLVDVVNILTGHLDTVGGAMFPRASAWPVTDLPMPELEHGVPNFGRWRSRVRGAPEVLGHVPVSCLAEEISTPGEGQIRALFTVAGNPVLSAPEGDHLDAALGGLDCMISVDNWINETTRHAHVILPGLSPLEQAHHDDLIWNFAVGSGAKFSEAIFPPADGRPEEWEILIRLAGACLGQPAEEVDVTAIDDGFFDVMASVHGLDGAEIRAGYERDGLPNAGPERLVDLTLRTGPFGDRYGEVPDGITLEKVRAEPHGIDLGPMVPQLPEVLRTEPRRIVLAPPYITDDLPRLAARLERPEGGLVLVSRRDLRSNNSWMHNVEVLVKGRPRCTLHVHPDDAARLGLLDGEPAQVSSETGSIEVPVEVTDAVMPGVVSLPHGWGHDRPGTRNAVARAHAGVNSNVLSPGTFVDVPSGNAAVNGIPVEVVAARVPEPVAGD; this is encoded by the coding sequence ATGTCGGAGGACACCACGTCGAGCCAGGGCGCGCCGGAGGACGGCGCGTCGAGGACCGTGCACCTGCGCACGTGCCCGCTGTGCGAGGCCATGTGCGGGCTCGAGGTCCACGTCGGCACCGACGCCGGCACGGGCGAGCAGCGCGTGGAGCTGATCCGGGCCGATCGCGACGACGTCTGGAGCAAGGGGTACCTCTGCCCGAAGGGCACGACCCTCGGGCACCTCCACCACGACCCGGACCGCCTGCGGGCGCCCGTCGTCCGGGAGGGCGACGAGTGGCGCGAGGTCACGTGGGACGAGGCGTTCCGCCGCTGCAGCGAGCTGCTGGCGCCGGTGATCGCCGAGCACGGCATCGGCGCGGTGACCGCGTACGTCGGCAACCCGCTGGCCCATGCGCTGAGCCTGAGCCGCTACATCGGGATCCTCATCGGGATGTCGGGCATCCCGATGATCTACTCGCCCGGCACCGTCGACCAGTGGCCCAAGAACGTCAGCTCCCACCTGATGTACGGCGGCATGTGGCGCATCCCGGTGCCCGACATCCGCCGCACCGACCTGATCGTGATGATGGGCGCGAACCCGCACGCGTCCCAGGGGTCGCTGATGGCATGCCCCGACGTGATGGGCGAGCTGGCGGCGATCCGGGACCGAGGCGGTCGCGTGGTCGTGGTCGACCCCCGCCGCACCGGCACCGCCGAGCGGGCCGACGAGTGGCTGCCGATCGTGCCCGGGACGGACGCGGCGCTGCTCATGGCGGTCGTGCAGGTGCTCTTCGCCGAGGACCTGGTCGCCCCGGGTGCCGCCGGCGAGTGGATCGACGGCCTCGACGACGTGCGGGCCCTCGCCGCCGACTGGACGCCCGAGCGCGTCACCGCCGTCACCGGCGTGCCCGCCGAGCGGATCCGGCAGCTGGCGCGGGAGCTCGCCGGCACCGAGCGGGCGGTCCTCTACGGCCGGATCGGCACCTGCAACCAGGAGTTCGGCACGCTCGCGAGCTGGCTCGTCGACGTGGTCAACATCCTCACCGGGCACCTCGACACCGTGGGTGGCGCCATGTTCCCGAGGGCGTCGGCCTGGCCGGTGACCGACCTCCCGATGCCCGAGCTCGAGCACGGCGTCCCCAACTTCGGCCGCTGGCGCAGCCGGGTGCGCGGCGCTCCCGAGGTGCTGGGCCACGTGCCGGTGTCGTGCCTGGCCGAGGAGATCTCGACCCCCGGCGAGGGCCAGATCCGGGCGCTGTTCACCGTGGCGGGCAACCCCGTCCTGTCGGCGCCCGAGGGCGACCACCTCGACGCCGCGCTCGGCGGTCTCGACTGCATGATCAGCGTCGACAACTGGATCAACGAGACCACCCGCCACGCCCACGTGATCCTGCCGGGCCTGTCGCCGCTCGAGCAGGCGCACCACGACGACCTCATCTGGAACTTCGCCGTCGGCAGCGGGGCCAAGTTCTCCGAGGCGATCTTCCCGCCCGCCGACGGCCGGCCCGAGGAGTGGGAGATCCTGATCCGCCTCGCCGGGGCCTGCCTGGGCCAGCCCGCCGAGGAGGTGGACGTCACCGCGATCGACGACGGCTTCTTCGACGTCATGGCATCGGTGCACGGGCTCGACGGGGCCGAGATCCGCGCCGGCTACGAGCGCGACGGGCTCCCGAACGCAGGCCCCGAGCGGCTGGTCGACCTGACGTTGCGGACCGGGCCGTTCGGCGACCGCTACGGCGAGGTGCCCGACGGGATCACGCTCGAGAAGGTCCGCGCCGAGCCCCACGGGATCGACCTCGGTCCGATGGTCCCGCAGCTCCCCGAGGTGCTGCGGACCGAGCCCCGGCGGATCGTGCTGGCCCCGCCGTACATCACCGACGATCTCCCGAGGCTGGCGGCGCGGCTCGAGCGGCCCGAGGGCGGGCTCGTGCTGGTGAGCCGCCGGGACCTGCGGTCGAACAACTCGTGGATGCACAACGTCGAGGTGCTGGTGAAGGGCCGGCCGCGCTGCACGCTGCACGTGCACCCCGACGACGCCGCCCGACTGGGCCTGCTCGACGGTGAGCCCGCGCAGGTCAGCTCGGAGACGGGCTCGATCGAGGTGCCGGTCGAGGTGACCGACGCGGTGATGCCCGGCGTCGTGTCGCTGCCCCACGGGTGGGGCCACGACCGGCCCGGGACGCGCAACGCGGTCGCCCGGGCCCACGCCGGCGTCAACAGCAACGTGCTGTCGCCGGGCACGTTCGTCGACGTCCCCTCCGGCAACGCCGCCGTCAACGGCATCCCGGTCGAGGTCGTGGCCGCCCGGGTCCCCGAACCCGTGGCCGGCGACTGA
- the budA gene encoding acetolactate decarboxylase, whose translation MTRDILDDRLLGALHLRALTRSGLRHDPVAEHVAFQAGTLDALMAGRYDGDATIGELLRHGDLGIGTTQGLGGELVVLDGRAFVVDGDGAVAPVPASTATPFAVVCRFAPAVSVPADDLDLAALRERIDALAPAGSDVVAVRVDGRFAGVRLRSVHAPSPPYPPLAEVTAHQTEWAVPEVDGTLVGFRFPDATAGVEVPGYHLHLLSEDRQVGGHVLDARLVRGTIALDGVDELHVELPEHVGLGVPGAADRAAIRSVEGG comes from the coding sequence ATGACCCGGGACATCCTCGACGACCGCCTGCTCGGCGCGCTCCACCTGCGGGCGCTGACGAGGTCCGGGCTGCGCCACGACCCGGTCGCGGAGCACGTGGCCTTCCAGGCCGGGACGCTCGACGCGCTGATGGCCGGCCGCTACGACGGCGACGCCACCATCGGGGAGCTGCTCCGGCACGGCGATCTCGGCATCGGCACCACGCAGGGCCTCGGCGGCGAGCTCGTGGTGCTCGACGGACGGGCGTTCGTCGTCGACGGCGACGGCGCCGTCGCGCCGGTCCCGGCGTCGACCGCCACGCCCTTCGCGGTCGTGTGCCGGTTCGCACCGGCGGTCTCGGTCCCGGCCGACGACCTCGACCTCGCGGCGCTGCGCGAACGCATCGACGCGCTCGCGCCCGCCGGCAGCGACGTCGTGGCCGTCCGCGTCGACGGCCGCTTCGCCGGGGTCCGCCTGCGGAGCGTCCACGCCCCGTCCCCGCCGTACCCGCCGCTCGCCGAGGTGACGGCGCACCAGACGGAGTGGGCGGTGCCCGAGGTCGACGGGACCCTGGTCGGGTTCCGCTTCCCCGACGCCACCGCGGGCGTCGAGGTCCCCGGCTACCACCTCCACCTCCTCTCCGAGGACCGCCAGGTGGGCGGCCACGTCCTCGACGCCCGCCTCGTCCGGGGCACGATCGCCCTCGACGGCGTCGACGAGCTGCACGTCGAGCTCCCCGAACACGTCGGCCTGGGCGTGCCCGGCGCGGCCGACCGCGCCGCGATCCGCTCGGTCGAGGGCGGGTGA